The nucleotide window ATGTTAAGAGAATACCAAATTTTTaaacgaaaaaataaaaaaataactaattgatatattttgaaaatataaataataaaactaaaatggcGACAAatcaataagaaaatatatttagtaataATCAAACAGTACTACATTAAAGAGattaaacataatatataattttgttaagaaATAAGGAGGTTTGTTGTAGTTTGCGCACGGGTGCGTAGTGCGTACCCTAGCAGGAAGTGGATTACAAGTATTCTGTTATCGttattcctcttcttcttcttattgctCCACCCTGCCTGGTGGAACCAAACGAAGAAGACGTTCGGTTTTCCCTCTGCTTTTCGAACTTTCCATCGACTCCACCATGCTATTCAATTAGGGTTAGGAATTAGGGCTTCTTCTTGTTTTCGCTCCGTTAATTTCAACAACGGCCAACATGGTTGTTCTCTCGCTTTCATCTCCCAGCCTCTCCACCGCTCTCCTCGCAAAGAAGCTGTACGCtgccactctctctctctctctctgtttccTTTGCGCGATTggctttaattttcaaatttatctgTGTTTGATTTTATTCTATTTGTTTCGGTTTCGTCCATAACCCATAAATTTGGGTTTCTTTAGGCCTCCCCGAGAACACACGGTGAAGCTAGCGACCTTTCGCAACAATTCATTTCGCTTTAGATGCGCGGTGGACACGCCCTATGGAGGTATCACCTCAAGCCTctcaaatttattcatttaattaaacaCCCAACTCTATCAAttgtataacatttttttcctattaataAGATAGTCGCGAGCTGGTAAATTTGCTTTCTTAGTTAGGTTTCGCTATTGTACATCATAATGTGTTTGTTTATTCACTGGGTTGTTTAGGCTTCAATTCAGTTGTCCACTCTTTTAGTTTTCTAGTCCTTGCTTAAGcttctgatttttttattttttatttttagcttaAGCCAGGTTCCCTTTTGTGCATAAGTAAAAGGAAAATCCAAGGTAGGCTTTGCTTTGCTTTGGTAGGGAAATGGGAATTTGAGATGGATTGTATTCCTATTTATAGGACTTCCAATAACAAGTCATCCTCTGTTCTCCCCTCTCCTCTCTTCCCCTTCAGATGTAACTGTTATACTCGAACTTTGACATTTAATATGAATTAATACAGTTTTCctttttcaatatattaattactaAAATGTTTGGAATTTTCAGCAATGTTCCTGAACTATTTCAGATGTATTACTGTTTTCTGACTAAATACATGgtgagaaataaagaaaagtaaTGAATGTCACTGTTAATTGATCTGGCAAAAGCCCAAGTTAAGGTGGACGGCACTTATAGAAACATTCACCAGAAACTTCATCTCTAAAGGTTGAGGTGAGACACAATGGTTGGGAAATAAGGTAGTGTtgattcaccaaaaaaataaacactacaGTTTCATTGTCTATGAGTTTTTGTGGGATGTAACTGTCTCTCTGTTTAAGGGGAGCTTGGTCGTCTTGATTAGATGGGGTGGGGCATATAGGTATGAGTATTCAGTCAGGCTTGAGTCGATTAGATACATAAATATTTCTGTCTCAACTCTTGAGAGATATCTTTTGCACCTAGTAGTAAAACTTTGGCTCTAGAACTTGATCCAATGTACTGCATGCCTTTACTAAGTACTATTCCCCTTCTTATAGCTAGTTGAATGATTTGAAAAGGTCTGATAACTTTTAGGTCATTGGTCATTGTCTGACAGCTGAAGTTTAACTGAACTGGATCATGATTCATATTAATTCGTAAAGTCTGCATTTGTGCtacttagtttatttttatgtttattattttccaCCTTGTGGATTAAACTATTGTTATGTGTATTTATATGTAATTCTTCTCTGCCCGCAGGGAATGCCCAAAAATTCCCTCGAATCAATGTCTGGAATCCTTACCGACGCCTTGGTATTAGCCCTGATGCCTCTGAAGAAGAAATCTGGGGATCAAGAAATTTTCTGTTGCAACAATATTCTGGGCACGAGAGGAGTGAAGAATCAATAGAAGcagcttttgaaaaaatattgatggCAAGTTTCGTACAGAggaggaaaacaaaaattaatttgaaaagcaAGTTGAAAAAGAAAGTAGAAGAGTCTCCACCATGGGTGAAGAACTTGCTAAGCTTTGTTGAACTTCCACCAACTGAAGTTATCCTCAGAAGATTGTTTCTCTTTGGCTTCATGGGTGGCTGGAGTATTATGAATTCTGCTGAAACTGGACCTGCTTTTCAGGTTTGCTCTGAATTTCTTATGTTTTTCACTTCTCTGTGGTGTATAATCAAatgcataattattttagaataaaactgtattttatttttcaaaaagaaaaaaaactttgtaGGTGTCATTTTCTATAAGAACATATGGATTGTGACaaccataaattttaaaagagaaccaaattatttaatcaataGGCATGTATTAACAGAGTTTTTCTCCTTACTGCTTGATTAAGTCAACTACCAATCTCTAGATTATACCCTTCACCCTTGCTTGAAAGGCTATAGGATGCCTGGTATACACAAGGTATGTCTTTGACTATCGTCAAAGGTTGCTTAGTAATTTCAGATTATGTCTTCTGCCTACCGGACTTTCAGGTTATGGTGTTTAGTACTTTAACCATCAAgcataattttattcttaatttgcaGCTTGGCCATTCCCATATTTAAGGTTTTCAGTATTTTCAATAAAGTGTCAATATTGTCTTTTTTGGTCTAAAACCCTGAGTATTATAAGTAGTCACTTTGGGTCCCAACTAATTCAAATAGAATCAGGTGGGGGCCCATTTAAGCGACACTGTGCTCCTTCTGTGTGCGTGCATACCCATTCATAAAAGACTTGAACTTGAGATTTTGCTTTCTACTTGGATCAATCAACTTCGGTAATATTACCATTGTCAATGCATGTCTACTTATCCTTTCATTTTTTCACAAGTGTTTTAAGACATATTAAGGTGATTATGTTCTACAAGATACATGTAATCAGGGAACATTACTGAAGACTTGAAGTAGTTGCATTGCTGTGCCTGtctctcctcttcctcctcttcctGCTTCCTTTGTGGCATGAATAGTTGCTTGTTGACTGAACTATTGTTTTGCTACAGGTGGCAATCTCTTTGGCTGCTTGCATATATTTTCTCAACGAAAAGACAAAGAGCTTGGCTAGAGCATTCATTATTGGGTAAGTGGTGTAACTTAATTCAACTTATGTTTTTCCTCTGATTTTTTACTATTCGCCATCACCGTCtacattgttttatttttgcacTGTTATAGGTTTGGAGCTCTAGTGGCTGGATGGGTCTCTGGTTCATTGCTGGTACCTAATATTCCATCTATGTTGCTGCGGCCAACTTGGACACTTGAACTCTTAACGTCATTGGTAGTTTATTTGTTCTTGTTCGTTGCTTGTACTTTTCTTAAGTGAAGTGGAAACTATTCTTTCAACGTTATAGTCGGTGATGAGTTTATAGGtgatcaaacaatttttttgtttttgttgttgtagcGAGCCAAATTGTTTAGTGTCgtctttttttatgaaaacaatTGTCTGAGTTGCCAATATTCAGCAGATATATTATTACCGAGCCTTAACTCCTTGCCTAAATTTCCGTTGGTTACGGGGCAAGAAGTTCTTCCACCGTGGTTTGTGACTTCAATCTTATTCTTATTCTTCTGTTAATTTGTGACTAACTAGCATTAATCTTTAGGTTTATAATatcttgtaatttaattttttttttgtaatttatgttTATAATATCTTGTAATTTAATCTTTAGGTTTATAATATCTTGTAATCTTTAGgtttatctttataatttttttttaattcttgtaagttatgtttgttttatttttaaccctTAAAATACTTTAGATAGTACtttgaacattaaaaaaatgttgtaagaataaaaaaataaaataaacataatttatgaggattaaaataaaaaatatattaaaatataaagaataaaaagatattgaagtataaattttattcagATGGAGGTGAATAACGAGTTCCTAACCTCCAATCGCCGATATTCCTTTCTCTGCCCGTAACTTGGTTGTTTGATTTAGAAATAACTTGTGCACAAATGGAATTTGTAGGCTGACGCCCGCAATATTTTAAATGCAATTTAAAGAAAGATGGAAAATGAATGAAGTAGTTGCTAGGATTATTAACTAGGTTTGTCGAGCAACAGTTATTGTATTGAAAGATTTATTTGGTGTTAACTTTCAAATGTTTAAGAagcatttttagtttttcaatatcaattttaaGGGCAAGGTATGTCGTTTAGGTAATTGAAAGATCACCATAGCTTGTTACTCGCATTTCAATTCTTGGACGAAGTTATATTTAATTCGTTCAGCTTTCACAATgtcctttattaaaaaaaaaagttttcacaatgtcctttattaaaaaaaaagttttcacaATGTCGATTCTTTTATTTACTGCAATTAATATGTCCATTCTTATTCTTTCAGAGTGAACTAATCTGATGTcatttaaatgattaatttaataacGTAAACTTGCATGATatcatgtataaataaatgaaagatgcatgaatatgatagaCGCATGGGGAGTTTACGTAGAAAACATACGAACGCTAAACATTTTCTATTTATCTAGCGTTGATTGAAATCTTGAACCTGAACAATAATTGAAGAAACACAATACTACAAACTTAACCGATCTAAGCGCTAAATGCCACCAATGTTAAGAAATATCAGAGAAGTCGAATGACTAGATCCAACATACAAAAGCGCAAAGCCATACACACATAATACATGAAGCCTAAAAGCGACTGAATATACTTGAAACATAACTAATGAATTAATTAACCTAGATAGATATTCAAGACACAAAactagttttctgcttcatcaacatatatatatgcatgtattaattaattaatcaagggATGGGTGTTTTGCGGTGGTTGCAGTGGGAGTGGGATCTGTTGTTCTTGATGGCGTAGCAGCCCAAGGCGTATATGGCGGTGACGAGCAGAAGCACACATGCATTGAATACGGTGAGACGCTTCCACTGGTTCCTTATGTTGGCCAGCACTCCTCCCTTGCATGAATTGCAATCGTAGCACAGTTTCTCCCGCCTATTGTTCCAAGTGTTGCAGTCACTATTATTATTCACTGCTGGACCCTTCTTTGGCACTTCCCAGAACGTAGCATTCTTCATTATGAATCCACAATACGCTGGTGGCTTACAGCACCCAGCCTGaccaaattaaataacaaattaattaattaagtaaccGCTAcgtatatatagagagagaaccggaaattcaaattaatatatttgcatGTCACAACCATACTCATTAATCACTAGATTtcctttctttaatttcttattaagaCATCCATTTCAAAAATTTTAGAGTACTCCTTTCAAAGACTCCTTTATTAAAAAgccacatttttatattttattagccaaaaattaaataagaattaaagAATAGCAAGTTTGAAAAAATCAGAGCGTAATTCAGTGTTCGTTAGTTCAATTCTTGCAACAATTGTCCCAAGTATCATAAGACTTCTACAACGGAGCATTATTGCTCAAAATCTAAACAATAAAACTAAGTAACTATTACAAGAatctaaacaataaaaaatatataaaaatttatacactGAACCATACATATAaagtagtttatatatatatatatatatatatatgtataaacaaatttatcatatacatGATATATGATACTTTGTAATCATAGATGATGGTGTAAATGCAtgtattatatatgttattcTGAAATTAGTTAAGttaataaatatagatattataACATAACATGTTGAGAGAGAAATAAATTATGGACGTTGGTTGGATCTTTAAAATATAGATGTTTGTCTATCATTATTCTCAGTTACTTAAAAGGAAATCAAATAAGAGAGAACCTGGGTGGTAGAAAAGTGTTTGAAAATGAGAGAGTCGTTGTTGCGGCCGCCGTTGAGGGCGAGGTTCTGGCAGACGTGGGTGTCCATCAAACAACTCTTGACCTCGTCCCAGTTCTCGTTGTTAACCACGTAGCGCTGCAGCCATTGAGAGAAGTCGCCGACACGGTACTCGCCGTAGCCCTTGCCGGAAACCTGCCGGCCCACCTTCCTGTTGGTGACCAAGAGCGTGAAAACGGTGAAGAACGCCAGCCCCACGATTACCATGAACGTCACGAAGAGGTACGCGTAGAGTGCCCCGTTTACGCGGCACAGCGACCCCACGATTCCCAAGGCCGAGACCAGCACCACGAAGACGCCGCCAACAAGGAGCGGCACCTGCAGCACCTTCTGGCAGTCGGAGCCTCCGTGGACGTGGATGTAGACGGAGGAGCCCACGGCGGTGATGCCCAGCAGCAGGGACAGCACGTTGAGGGCGCCGACCACGGTGTTACTTATGCGGAACATGCTCGATCGGAACAAACGAGGATGTGATATGGTTGAGGAGACAAAAGCATGGAATGAGTAAATGAAGTTAGGGTTGTTGcatgaaagaagagaagaggagGTTGTGGATGGAATAGTAACTGTTTTATAAGTGGGAAGGAACGAAAGCGGTTGCATGGTGATGGTGTGGGGTGTCCTAGGTGGCACATTCTGGATAAACCACGTCAGCAATGTCAGTTATATTGTATGATTTCTCCTAGTCCACTATTGCCTTGGGTTGGGTCAGAAAGAATGGGCTTTCATTTCATTGttctccttaattttttaaagattttttttttactctttcatctttctttttcatcaagttatagtactttttttaatctgacaaatatttttttttgttgaattaaaaatttaagtaaattGAATTTCGGAGTCTCATCAAGTAAGAACATATCTTAATACTcacaaaaaaacttacaaataagatatttataaattgttcataaaaagaatttttatattgataatagaatcatcatgatcagaaattaatcttttaatcCTTAccgattaaattaatttttattagttttattaggGATGTCGGTCGAGTATTCTAAcccaatattattttatattacttatgtttgtatctttttcttcttatgccTATTCGTATAATGGTTTTCATTTTCCTTAATGTACACCTTAGCAGGAACGAGAGAAGAAAATTGATTAATAGAAATAtaagtataatatattatatattgtaataAAAAGAGAGATATAAAGATAAATGATGAATCTTAGTGGATATTTAAATTATTGGGTGCTCGGATTTAATTATTCAACagagaaattgaagaaaagacAGGAACATCAATGGAGTTTTGCTCATGCTGATCATCGAAAATTTCGTCttaatagttataaattttagtaatattttgGAAACCTATTAAAAACTTAACgtatgtttgtttctcttttcagttttttattttattttaaatattatttggtaAATAAGGTACGATAGAATTTATCATAAAGATTAATTGGTAAAATAAGATTAACGGGATCTATTTGTCATAAACTATTGATATATTAAagctttaataaaataaaagataagatatagaATTTAACATCTCCATGTAAAAAAGGAAATAGCCTCCTATCTATACACACACTAAATCCTTTCTTCTACAACGTCCAAATAGCCTCCTAAATATAAACACACCAAATCCCTCCTTCCACAACGTACAATTCTCACTTGTGAGTTTCAAATTTCAACCTCAATATAATCCAAACACGACTAATTcaagaatgatgaagaagacAAGCAACAAGATACGACACACTTGTATTAATGGATCTTCTTCTTCAGCTCCTATAAAATCACTTCCAAAAGAGTGTGTACCAACAATATTGAAAGCTTGTACAGAGAAGGGTTGCGGGAATTTTTCAATTATCCGAAAGGAAACATTAATTAGTGGCCTTTAGAACTGAAGATGGCAACTGAAAAGGGTCATATAGAAGCAAAATATGTGTATGGTATGATCTTATTCTGCTCCCAAGATGATGATTGATTTGAGAAAACAAGTGTATTATAAAATGTAGGAAAAAGGTAGAACAATTTGCAAAATCTTTATGGAAAAATAATGGAATGCTGGTGGAGTGTGAAGAAAGGTCGATGGATATTTCTAGACGATGCTTAATTATGATGCTGATTTATGTGAATATTGTCGATGGGATCATGAGTTAGATTATTTTTACCAGTTATTCGGTGTTCATTAGTACTATTCTTTTCAAATCATTGttaatttcaatgcaagttAATTacgtatgttttattttaagaaagttAATTGCATAAGGATTTATTATAACTTTAGTTCTTAGTAATATTCAAGGTGCAGTTAACCTCTCCACTAAACAGTTTCATAAACCAATTCGTGACGAATTATAGCCACAAAAAATGAaacagtaaaataataataaaataaatgtgacgtcattacttttcattcaaataaaccaaaataactaaaataatatgaCGGAATAAAAGTTTGAGGATCAATATCCGTCGTCGAAAAGTTCAAAGACAACAATcatgcatttaaaaaaaaaagaagaaaataaaacatattttatctgaATAATGAATTTATGGTATAATTGTTGTGTTAAGcttttaaatttctaacttctccctcattttttttttctaaacttcATTCCAGAGCCCTACACGCACAAGTGTTTGGCGGGAATGGAAGGGAGTGAGAGTGAGGCCGTGTTTGGTGCTCTTTATCTGAACCCGCAACTCTTCTGTAACGAAGTTCTCAACATCATCGACGATGTGCTCCAAGAAGCTTTCAATTTCTTCTTCCAGTAGCACCccaattcctttcttttgtttttctcttctatttttttttttttttaacttggttGGGGAAATCATACGACTTTGCAGGGACGCATCGAGGAAGCTCAACATCGAAAGCACCCAAAGGTCCCAGCTTCTGAAAAaggttagtctttttttttttttttttttttgcattggaCACAATAATTAGGGTAATTAATTATAACGGTGTGTTATGAAAGGGTGTTGATTGCGTTCGGCAGAGAGTTCAATCTGTTTTGGACAAAAAGCTTGCTACTTGGGAGAGTTACATCCTTCGTCACTGTTTTGCTCTTCCCCAAGGTTTTCGTGTGCCAAACACAGtatgttatgttatttgttGATGTTGACCTTTATAGCATTTGTGATTGAGATATTGCAATAGACTATGATGAAATTCCTGTCAGATTTATACAGTGCCATAGTATTTGGTTGTCAATATGACCCAGGATCATATATGCCTTCTTCGATATTGATGtatgaaattaataatatatgcaCCATAGAGGAGTAGGATTCTGAGAAGATTACATAACTACATAAGCAGCATTGACTATGGTGGATGTCTCTTTTGAAGTGCATACCAGAAAACCAGACTTCTAAATCCTAAATGCATGATACATAGGAAAGATATCATAATGCTAAAGAAACTTGTTCTGTATTATTTCATGCTGTTTTGGCacaaagttttttaattttttttctctcctgcCAAGTATATATGCAATTTAATATGACAAGTATATGTTCTAGTTGAGAAATATTGCTTCCTTAGTATAGATTTTCATTCTTGGTTGATTATCTGACCT belongs to Glycine soja cultivar W05 chromosome 5, ASM419377v2, whole genome shotgun sequence and includes:
- the LOC114411758 gene encoding protein CHAPERONE-LIKE PROTEIN OF POR1, chloroplastic-like, with the protein product MVVLSLSSPSLSTALLAKKLPPREHTVKLATFRNNSFRFRCAVDTPYGGNAQKFPRINVWNPYRRLGISPDASEEEIWGSRNFLLQQYSGHERSEESIEAAFEKILMASFVQRRKTKINLKSKLKKKVEESPPWVKNLLSFVELPPTEVILRRLFLFGFMGGWSIMNSAETGPAFQVAISLAACIYFLNEKTKSLARAFIIGFGALVAGWVSGSLLVPNIPSMLLRPTWTLELLTSLVVYLFLFVACTFLK
- the LOC114413773 gene encoding tetraspanin-11-like, which translates into the protein MQPLSFLPTYKTVTIPSTTSSSLLSCNNPNFIYSFHAFVSSTISHPRLFRSSMFRISNTVVGALNVLSLLLGITAVGSSVYIHVHGGSDCQKVLQVPLLVGGVFVVLVSALGIVGSLCRVNGALYAYLFVTFMVIVGLAFFTVFTLLVTNRKVGRQVSGKGYGEYRVGDFSQWLQRYVVNNENWDEVKSCLMDTHVCQNLALNGGRNNDSLIFKHFSTTQAGCCKPPAYCGFIMKNATFWEVPKKGPAVNNNSDCNTWNNRREKLCYDCNSCKGGVLANIRNQWKRLTVFNACVLLLVTAIYALGCYAIKNNRSHSHCNHRKTPIP